Proteins from one Nicotiana tabacum cultivar K326 chromosome 23, ASM71507v2, whole genome shotgun sequence genomic window:
- the LOC142177604 gene encoding uncharacterized protein LOC142177604: MIQYFEGYKPILITTRVTWKLPCHGWYKCNIDGASKGNPGPSSLGFCVKDDEGDVVYARAVDLGVTTNVVAEAKAILQGLEYCVEHDFHPLILETDSLVMKKAMEGEWDPPWVHLSFIHSLNCLVQG, from the exons ATGATTCAATACTTTGAAGGATATAAACCTATATTGATCACTACAAGAGTAACATGGAAGCTTCCTTGTCATGGTTGGTACAAATGTAATATTGATGGAGCTTCAAAGGGCAATCCTGGACCTAGCTCCCTAGGCTTTTGTGTGAAGGATGATGAAGGTGATGTGGTGTATGCTAGGGCAGTAGACCTGGGAGTTACAACTAATGTGGTGGCTGAAGCTAAGGCTATTCTTCAAGGGTTGGAATATTGTGTGGAGCATGATTTTCACCCTCTCATACTGGAGACTGAttcattggtgatgaagaaggCGATGGAAGGAGAATGGGATCCTCCTTGG GTACATCTAAGTTTCATTCATTCTCTGAACTGCCTAGTGCAGGGATGA
- the LOC142177605 gene encoding uncharacterized protein LOC142177605, producing the protein MLNAREEIEYEIVWELKSGTTNRHENWTGLGALYHVLPEDFPINEGLQEVAELRQGETWDDQLLDQTFNEEIGEHIRLNVHYEGSEGYWDKPYWMPTPSGKFSVSSAWQILRHGVDPNQEFKLMWIKGFPFKISFFLWRLWRQKIATDDMWRRQGQMVMSRFLCCQQPQEESIEHIFVTSPTASKVWNLFMGAAGIYVQLIQLKQIIRHWWYAQCCPKLKPLFQAVPAIIT; encoded by the coding sequence ATGCTGAATGCTAGGGAAGAAATAGAATATGAGATCGTATGGGAATTGAAGAGTGGAACAACTAATAGGCATGAAAATTGGACTGGATTGGGTGCACTTTATCATGTATTGCCTGAAGACTTTCCAATCAATGAAGGTCTTCAGGAGGTGGCAGAACTGCGGCAAGGGGAAACATGGGATGATCAGCTGCTAGATCAAACTTTCAATGAGGAAATTGGAGAACATATAAGGCTAAATGTGCACTATGAAGGCAGTGAGGGATATTGGGATAAGCCATACTGGATGCCAACTCCTTCAGGCAAGTTCAGTGTTAGCAGTGCTTGGCAAATATTAAGGCATGGGGTAGATCCTAATCAGGAATTCAAGTTAATGTGGATTAAAGGTTTTCCattcaagatatccttcttcttgTGGAGATTGTGGAGGCAGAAAATAGCCACCGATGACATGTGGAGGAGGCAAGGGCAAATGGTGATGTCTAGGTTTTTGTGTTGTCAGCAGCCCCAAGAGGAATCCATTGAGCATATATTTGTCACAAGTCCTACTGCCTCTAAGGTATGGAACTTGTTCATGGGGGCTGCTGGAATTTATGTGCAATTGATTCAATTGAAGCAGATTATAAGGCATTGGTGGTATGCTCAGTGTTGTCCAAAATTAAAGCCATTATTTCAAGCAGTACCAGCTATCATCACTTAG